One genomic segment of Deltaproteobacteria bacterium includes these proteins:
- the thiS gene encoding sulfur carrier protein ThiS, which produces MKLRVNGEEREVPEDLTIETLLTHLEVRTSRVAVEKNRTIVPKSEYAGTTLREGDELEIVSFVGGG; this is translated from the coding sequence ATGAAGCTCCGAGTGAACGGCGAAGAGCGAGAGGTCCCGGAGGACCTCACGATCGAGACCCTCCTGACGCACCTCGAGGTGCGCACGAGCCGGGTCGCCGTCGAGAAGAACCGAACCATCGTCCCCAAGAGCGAGTACGCGGGGACCACGCTTCGCGAGGGCGACGAGCTCGAGATCGTCTCCTTCGTCGGAGGAGGCTGA